The Dyadobacter sandarakinus DNA window ACGGTTTGAACTGATACAGGCAACCATCATCGACGTCAGGGAGGCACAGCGGAGCTTTGAAGACGCCGGTTACCGCCTGATCAATCTGAATTACGCAGCCAAAGCAGCAGAAATTGAATTGAAACGCCTCGCGAGTTCCCTGCAATAATATTTACTGATACCAACACGGATAAGCCGTAAATACCTGTAACAAGGGTATTTACGGCTTTTATTTGTGGGGATGGCACAGGATTTGGACTGTTCATGCCAATGACATTAAAAACAGATTAAATCCGGGGGACTTACAGCCGGTTACTTACCATTGTTTTTTAATCCGGCCTTTGCAGGTCACACCAATCCGCCAGACTTATGAAGCATGCTCTGCTCCTTGCCGCATTATTTTACATTTCCATCGCGACCGTTTGTGCACAGGACGAACCGGCTCCTTCCCAAACCATTTCGGGAAAACTGGAAGATACCGGTAAAAAGCCCGTCCCGTTTGCCAATGTCGCGTTATATAATGCCGCAGACTCCACTTTGCTTGGGGGCAACACTTCGGATGAAAACGGGCAATTTTCAATTGCAGCAGAGCCGGGAAGGTATTTTATCAAAATCACCTTCATGGGACTGGACGAAAAAGTAGTACCGAATGTAAATGTGGACCGGCAGAACCTTGACCTGCAAACGATTACGATGTCGGCTAATGCGAAAACATTGGAAGAACTGGTTGTAAAAGGAGAGAAAAGCCAGATGGAGCTGCACCTCGACAAGCGTGTTTTTAATGTGGGCAAAGACCTCAGCAACATCGGGACCAATGCGTCGGATATCCTCAACAACATGCCCTCGGTAACCGTAGACGTGGACGGAAATGTAGCCCTGCGGGGCAGTCAGAATGTAAGAATTCTGATTGACGGAAAACAGTCGGGTATGGTGGGCATTAATCCTGCGGATGCTTTGCGGCAGATTCCAGCTGATTTGATTGAAAGCATTGAGATTATTACCAACCCTTCGTCCCGCTACGATGCGGAAGGTGAAGTGGGCATTCTGAATATTGTAATGAAGAAAAACGTGCGCTACGGGCTCAATGGGTCGTTCACGGGTACCGCCGGATACCCATATAATTTCGGAGGCTCGTTCAACCTGAATTTCAGAAAAAAGAAGGTCAACTTTATTGCAAATTATGGTTTGATGTACCGCGAAGGGCCTGGCCGGGGTAATTCCAGACAGGCGTACACAGGTGCCGATACGAGCTTTGTATACGAGCAGCATAGCGAACGCAACCGGGGCGGCTACTCCAACAATGTCATGGCAGGTCTGGACTATTTTGTTAATGATTTCAACACCATTACTGCGACGCTTTCATATAGAAATTCGCAGAACAAGAACAGGTCAAACCTTACCTACCGTGATTTCGATTTTAACAATACCCTTACGCAAACCGTCACGCGCAGCGAGCGCGAAACCGAGCCGCGTACCAACCTGGAAGCGGCGCTGAACTACCGGAAAACTTTCGAACGCAAAGGTCAGAGCCTCACGATTGACGCCAAATACATTCTGAGTGATGAAACTGAAGCATCCAAATACCTCGAATCATCCAGCCTGGATGCCGCCGCGATTGCGCAGCGTTCCTATAATACGGAAGATGAAAAGAATTTTCTGGCCCAGCTGGACTACATTCACCCGATCGGAAAAGACGGCAAAGTTGAAGCAGGACTAAAAACGTCGGTACGCCTGCTCGACAATGATTTCTCGGTGCACCAGCAGGACAGTGAGCAGCGCTGGATTATACTGCCGGAGTTTGACAACTATCTTGCTTATCATGAAAAAATACACGCGGGTTATGTCATGGCCAGCAACCAGTTTGGGAAAATCTTTGTCCAAGCGGGATTGCGGGGAGAGTACACGGACATTCTGACAGAACTGAAAAAGACCAATCTGAGGAACCATCGGGCATATTTCAATCTTTTTCCAAGCGTTCATTTGTCGTATAAAATAAAAGACGCACAAACCCTGCAACTCAGTTACAGCTACCGGCTGAGCCGCCCGGGGTTCAGGGATCTGCTGCCTTTTTCAAGTTTCAGCGATTCGCGCGTGTTCAGGGCGGGAAATCCGTTGCTTAATCCCGAGTTTACGCATTCCTTTGAGGCAGGTCACCTGCTCAATATGCCTAAAGGAACACTCCTGTCGAGCATTTACTACCGCCACAGGCTGGGCGTGGTGGAGAACATTACCGCTGTGGATTCTGTGGGGTTCACCACGATTACGCCTGTCAACCTGGCTACGGGTGACTCGTATGGCTTTGAATTCAACCTTACTTATGATCCTTTTTCCTGGTGGAAGATGACCGCGAATGCCAATATTTTCAGGGCGGTCAATGAAGGTATTTACAATGATCAGGTACTGAAAAGTGATACCTACACCTGGACAAGCCGGGCAACTTCCAGGTTTACCCTTTTTCGCAGCGTCGATTTTCAGGCATCCGTCAATTATCGTGCTCCCCGCAAAACAACGCAGGGCCGCGACCTGTCGATGTACGCGATAGACCTCGGACTTTCGCGCGATATCTTGAAAGGTCGGGGCACCATTACTGCCAGTGTACGCGATCTTTTCAACTCCCAAAAAAGGCGCAGCATTGTTGAAAATGCGGGTTATTATTCCAGGTCTGAGTTCCAGTGGCGTACCCGGCAGGCGATTGTCACATTGTCCTACCGGCTGAACCGCGCAAAGGAAAAGCAATCCCGCGAGCGTGAAGAGAATAATGAAGAATACTGATGCAAGCACGAAAGCGTTACATTTGCGTGGTACAATGCAGATAACAAGATGCTTTTCATAGGAAAATACAATGACCTGACCGTGCAGCGGTCGACCAGCGTAGGGATGTACCTGCGGGATGTGGAGGGCGAGGAAGTACTCCTTCCGAACCAGTATTTAACGGACGATATACACCTGGACGCGACGATCAGGGTGTTTGTATACCTTGACTCTGAGGATCGTCCGGTAGCTACGACGGAAACGCCTAAAATCATCCGGAACCAGTTTGCTTATCTCGAAGTGAAGGATGTATCGGAATATGGGGCTTTTCTGGACTGGGGACTGATCAAAGATCTGTTTGTGCCTTTCCGCGAGCAAAGCGTACCTATGCAGGCAGGTGAATGGTACGTGGTATTTCTTTATCTCGACCAGAAATCGCAGCGTCTGATCGCTTCTTCGAGAGTAGACCGGTTCCTTGAAAACGAGCGGCTCACGGTTCAGGAAGGTGACGAGGTTGACTTGCTTGTATATCAGCAAACGGACCTGGGCTATAACGTGATTGTAAATCAGTACCATAAAGGTCTGGTGTACCAGAATGAAGTTTTCCGGCAGCTTGGCCCCGGCGACGCACTGAAAGGGTACGTGAAGAAAATCCGGGAAGAGAACAAGCTGGATATTTCACTGCAAAAGTCTGGTTATGAGAGCATTGAACCTACTGGCCAGGATATTCTGAATGAGCTGAAAAAATCAGATGGTTTTCTGCCTCTTTCCGACAAAACCAATCCCGAAACAATCCAGCGGGCTTTCGGGATCAGTAAAAAAGTATTCAAGAAAGCAATCGGCGGATTATACAGGGCGGGTTTGATCAGGATTGAAGAAGATGGGATACGGCTGGTGTGAATGTCTGATCAATTTTTTAAATTAAACAATTAATCCTTATTGCGATGATAAGAAAGATTGTTGTTCCAACCGAAAACAGCTACATACTGGTTTTACCGGATGAGATGATTGGTCGTGAAGTTGAGATTCTGGCTTTTTCTACTCATGAAGGATTTGTTGACAAACCAGTTACATCTTCACAAAAGCCAAATAACTTACGGGAGATTTTTGAGGACGTGCGGGTTGATTTAAGCGGGTTTAAATTCAACAGAGAAGAGGCAAATGACTATGAGTAGCCCCTTTGCCCTGGATACCAATATTCTTGTCTACCTGTACGATTCCAATAGTAGTTCAAAAAGGGCAATCAGTGAATCGCTTGTGGAACAAGGGCCTTTAATATCGGCTCAGGTAGTATCGGAATATTTAAATGTAACGAAAAGACTGTTGAAATTACCCAAAGAAAGCACCTTCGCAAGGTGCCGGCAAGTCTTCGACTTATGTTCAATTGTCCCGATTACTAATAAACACATACATCTCGCAGCAGAGCTTATCAGTCAATACGATTTACAAATCTTTGATTCCATTATTGTAGCATCTCTCCTGGATACGCAGTGCACAGTGCTTTATTCCGAAGACATGCAGCATGGTTTATGGATCAAAGGCAAGATCCGGATAGTAAACCCGTTTGTTTAATCACTTCGTCCCATACTTTACCTTATACTTCTCGTACAGGCGCTTCTGCTTGTCGTCCAGATTTACTTTTCCCCCTTTGATATAAACCATCTGCACAGCATTTGTCCGCATGTCAAGGATATCCCCTTCTGACACGACAAAGGAAGCATCCTTGCCTTTTTCCAGGGTACCTGCCTGGCGTTCCGCGCCAATGATTTCAGCGGCATTTTTAGTGATCCATTGAAGGGCATCCTCGGGTGTTACCTCCGTGAATCCGGACGAAGTACCGGCCAGAAATGCCAGGTTGCGCGTACGCCACCACTCATCGGCATAAGAAACAGCAACTTTAACCCCTGCCTTGTGCAAAAGTCCGGGTAGTTCATAAGGCAGGTACACATTGTCGTCCACACGGCCAGGCAGGCGGTGTGAGGGGTTCAGGATGACGGGTATTGCGTTTTCTTTCAAAAAGCCGGCTACCTTGTACGACTCGTCACCTCCCACAATGACGACACGTTTCACACCCACTTCCCTGGCAAATTTGACAGCCTCGATGATATCCTTAGCATAATCAGCCCGTACGTACAGGTTTGCTGAGCCTTCAAACAGCGGCTTCATGGCCAGCAACCGAAGGTTTACCACATCGTGCTGCGCCTCTTCGGAATATGCCTTTGCTTCGGCAAACGTAGTTTTAAAGAGGTCGAGTACCTGCTGCCTGTTCTCATTCCTCTTGACGGTAACCGAAAAATCTGCCGGGTTGAAGGTGCTGGCCAGAAAAGACGGCCAGTTCAGCCAAATACCATCATCTTTTTTTAGAACAGCATCCTCCCAATTCCATCCATCCGTATAAAACACCGATGATGAGCCCGAAATAATTCCCCCCTGAGGTACCGACTGGGATAATACAATCCCGTTTCCCCTTAATGTCGGAATCACCTCAGAATCGGTATTGTAAGCAATCAGTGCACGTACATGCGGATTGATCTCCCCTACTTCGTTAAAGTCGAGCGTAGCCCTTACAGAGGCTACCTCCTGCAAACCAACCGTCGTATTGAGCGAAATCAGGCCGGGAAAAATATGCTTCCCTTTAACATCCACTACTTCTTGTCCGGTGCCGGTGATGCTGCCGGCCGGGCCTACCTGGGTGATCACGCCTTTTTCGAATGCAATACTTCCATTCTGGATCACTTGTCCGTTACCCACATGGATCGTAGCACCTGTGAGGATTACGGGCTTTACCTGAGATGTAGCGGGTGCCGGGTTCTGCGCCAGGATACTTCCTGAGATCAGGAGTGTGCAGGCCAGCGCGGCTATTTTAATATCAGTAACCTTCAACATCGCTTTCATTATCTTGATGCCTCGCTTTGAGTGTCCATACCTATAATATCCTCGCAATGCCACATCTTAGGCTGTGCCGACTGCGGCTTTTGTACCGGCTTACCAGACGCTTTTTCGTCGAGCATCTTCTGGATCAGCCGTTCCCGCTCTTTCAGCATGCTTTTTTGCTTTTCGAGGTCTTTGTTTCTATCAAAGTAAACCGCGCCCTCAATCATCGTAAACTCCGGCCGCGCATATACGGATAGCGGATTTGCGCTCCATAGCACCAGATCCGCATCTTTGCCTTCCCGGATGCTCCCGATGCGTTGGTCCACATGCAATAGTTTCGCAGGGTTCAGGGTCACCATTTTCCAGGCTTCCTCCTCTGGTACGCCGCCGTATTCCACTGTTTTGGCCGCTTCCTGGTTCAGCCTCCGGGCCATTTCAGCATCATCAGAATTAATGGCCACGGTAATGCCCTGGTGGTACATCAATGCTGCATTGTAGGGAATTGCTTCCTTTACTTCCATTTTGTAAGCCCACCAGTCTGCAAATGTGGAACCGCCGATACCGCGCTGCGACATCTTGTCGGCCATTTTATAACCTTCCAGGATGTGGGTAAACGTATTGATCTTAAATTTCAGAGAGTCGGCCACATGCATCAGCATATTAATTTCCGACTGCACATACGAGTGGCAGGTGATAAACCGTTCACCGGACAATATTTCAGCCAATGCATCCAGTTCAAGGTCGCGGCGGGGCATTGCATTCTTTTTGGGAGCAGCCTGGTAAGCTTTCCATTTCGCAGCGTATGCTTTTGCCCGAAGAAAGTGATCAAAATACACCTGCTCCACACCCATACGGGTTTGCGGGAAACGGGTACGCACGATATCGCCCCAGTTGGATTGCTTCACATTTTCCCCCAATGCAAATTTAATGGTCTTGGCTTCGGGAATCAGCAACTCGCTCTGCCCTGCACCCCATTTCAGCTTTACCAGTGCACTCTGCCCGCCAATGGAATTGGCCGACCCGTGCAGCAAATGAGAAGTAGTAACTCCACCCGCAAGCTGCCGGTAAATATTGATGTCGTCGGGATTGATGACATCACTCATTCGCACCTCAGCCGAGCTTGACTGTCCGCCTTCATTGATTGCAAAAAGCGCAATGTGTGAATGTTCGTCGATAATGCCGCTGGTCAGGTGCTTGCCCGAACCATCGATTGCGGTTGAGCCGGCAGGAGCAGCCAGTGACTTGCCTACCCTGGCAATTTTGCCATTTTGCACCAGTACATCCGCGTTTCCAACAATACCTTCCTTTTCATTGGTCCAAACCGTAGTATTTCTGATCAGCACCGTGCTGCTTTTGGGAAGCTCTTCGTTCCCGAAACCGACAAAAGGATATACAACTTTACCCAGTTCAGGCTGCTTGGCCGCGGCAGAATCTTTTGCGACAGGTGAAACAAATTTTTCCGTAAGGTTTGCATTCCACGATACGATCGACCCATCGGGCATTACACCCTCCCCTGCCAGGCCGGTACCTGCCCGCCAGCCAGTCAGCCGCACGGTTGCGCCGGTCTTTTTGTCGGGCTGGTAAGTAATTGTCAGCAGCTCATTGGCCTGGATAACTTTCGGGGTAATTTTAATACTGTCCTGGATAATTATTTTATAATCAGGCTTTTGGGGAGTGCCCGTGATCTGTATTTTGCCTGAGGGCTGATTGTTAACAGCAAAAGTGTAAGTCCCCCGGAGGTCCGGCGCATGCAGCGGTGCAAGGATAAACTTTTTACCCTGAACCCAGTTTTCATAGATTACCGCTTCTTTTGAAAATATATCGTCTGAGGAAATCAGAAAATTAGCGAGGTAGCCTTCTCTAAGACTTCCGATCTGATTTTCGGCTTTGATTAACCTTGCAGGCAGGATGGTCAGTGCTTCCAGTGCTTTTTCCTTTGAAAGCCCGTACTCCACTGCCATGCGCAGGTTTTTCCAGAAATCCCCTTTGTTTTTCATACCCGCGAGCGTCAGTGCAAACGGAATATCGGCTTTTGCAACTTCGGCTGCATTGGCTGGTGCCAGCTCCCAATGTTTAAGCTGGGCCATACTGATCACATCTGCATCCCAGGGGTCTGCCACGTCATAAGCCTCGGGAAAGTTAAGCGGCAGGATCAGGGTAGCCTTGGTATTTTTAATCTCCTTAATGCGCTGGTACTCGTCTCCGCCTCCCCGAATGATATACTGTATACCAAATTCATCCCCGATCCTGTCTGCGCGCAGCACGCTGAACTTGTCATTTGCTTCAAAAAAAGAAGGCAGTGACTTGATCTGGTTAAATGCTTCCAGAGAGATGTTTGCTTCCTGGGTTTTACCTGTCTTGGCAAACCAGTCTGCGTCGTAGTACGTCTGCCGCAGCAAGGCTGCAACACCCATGGTTGAGGACGGGTATGTTTGCGACGACGTACCTTTGCTGAAAGAAAAATGAGAGGATGCCCTGCGGTTCAGCAATGCTATGTTGGCAGGCTCGTCGGTCAGGGTCACCAGCGTTCCGCTTCCCTGGACAATACCATCGTGTAAATGGGCCAGGACAGTACCAAAACCTAATTTGCGCAACTCTGCGGCCTTTTTTTCATCGGGTGTAAAAAGCTGGCTTGCATCATTTTCAGGCTGTATCGACTGGTTCCAGCCAAATGCTCCCTTTTTATTGGATTCAAGCTGGGGTGTCTGCCTTCCCGACGCCGGCCGGTCACGCTTTACTTCGGGCATGCCGTAGTCTGAGTCCAGATCGATGAGCGACGGGTAAATGTATTTTCCTTTCAGATCAATCACCACCGTGCCGGCCGGGACTTTCACCTGCTTCCCGACGCCACGTATCAGGCCGTTCTCGATCAGGAGCGTAGCATTGGCAAGGGTCGTTCTCGCATCGGTTACAATGGTGGCATTGGTAAATGCATACCTGCCCGAACGTTCGTCAAATGCGCCATTTTGAGGGAAAGTCTGCTGCCCGAAACTTACAAAGCTGAGCATCATTCCCGCCAGAAAGGTGGATAGCTGTTTAATCATTTAGTACACCGTTGTTTTACAAATAAGAAAGACAATATACTATCTTCCCGTGAAAGTAGGGACGACCTGCACTTTGTAACTTGTAAATACATTAGAAAATCTTTCTACGATGACATACGAAGAATTTACAGAAACGCTGCCTGCATCAACACCGCCCGGCCATATTCCTGAACTTCT harbors:
- a CDS encoding TonB-dependent receptor domain-containing protein, whose protein sequence is MKHALLLAALFYISIATVCAQDEPAPSQTISGKLEDTGKKPVPFANVALYNAADSTLLGGNTSDENGQFSIAAEPGRYFIKITFMGLDEKVVPNVNVDRQNLDLQTITMSANAKTLEELVVKGEKSQMELHLDKRVFNVGKDLSNIGTNASDILNNMPSVTVDVDGNVALRGSQNVRILIDGKQSGMVGINPADALRQIPADLIESIEIITNPSSRYDAEGEVGILNIVMKKNVRYGLNGSFTGTAGYPYNFGGSFNLNFRKKKVNFIANYGLMYREGPGRGNSRQAYTGADTSFVYEQHSERNRGGYSNNVMAGLDYFVNDFNTITATLSYRNSQNKNRSNLTYRDFDFNNTLTQTVTRSERETEPRTNLEAALNYRKTFERKGQSLTIDAKYILSDETEASKYLESSSLDAAAIAQRSYNTEDEKNFLAQLDYIHPIGKDGKVEAGLKTSVRLLDNDFSVHQQDSEQRWIILPEFDNYLAYHEKIHAGYVMASNQFGKIFVQAGLRGEYTDILTELKKTNLRNHRAYFNLFPSVHLSYKIKDAQTLQLSYSYRLSRPGFRDLLPFSSFSDSRVFRAGNPLLNPEFTHSFEAGHLLNMPKGTLLSSIYYRHRLGVVENITAVDSVGFTTITPVNLATGDSYGFEFNLTYDPFSWWKMTANANIFRAVNEGIYNDQVLKSDTYTWTSRATSRFTLFRSVDFQASVNYRAPRKTTQGRDLSMYAIDLGLSRDILKGRGTITASVRDLFNSQKRRSIVENAGYYSRSEFQWRTRQAIVTLSYRLNRAKEKQSREREENNEEY
- a CDS encoding CvfB family protein — its product is MLFIGKYNDLTVQRSTSVGMYLRDVEGEEVLLPNQYLTDDIHLDATIRVFVYLDSEDRPVATTETPKIIRNQFAYLEVKDVSEYGAFLDWGLIKDLFVPFREQSVPMQAGEWYVVFLYLDQKSQRLIASSRVDRFLENERLTVQEGDEVDLLVYQQTDLGYNVIVNQYHKGLVYQNEVFRQLGPGDALKGYVKKIREENKLDISLQKSGYESIEPTGQDILNELKKSDGFLPLSDKTNPETIQRAFGISKKVFKKAIGGLYRAGLIRIEEDGIRLV
- a CDS encoding PIN domain-containing protein gives rise to the protein MSSPFALDTNILVYLYDSNSSSKRAISESLVEQGPLISAQVVSEYLNVTKRLLKLPKESTFARCRQVFDLCSIVPITNKHIHLAAELISQYDLQIFDSIIVASLLDTQCTVLYSEDMQHGLWIKGKIRIVNPFV
- a CDS encoding amidohydrolase family protein, which gives rise to MKAMLKVTDIKIAALACTLLISGSILAQNPAPATSQVKPVILTGATIHVGNGQVIQNGSIAFEKGVITQVGPAGSITGTGQEVVDVKGKHIFPGLISLNTTVGLQEVASVRATLDFNEVGEINPHVRALIAYNTDSEVIPTLRGNGIVLSQSVPQGGIISGSSSVFYTDGWNWEDAVLKKDDGIWLNWPSFLASTFNPADFSVTVKRNENRQQVLDLFKTTFAEAKAYSEEAQHDVVNLRLLAMKPLFEGSANLYVRADYAKDIIEAVKFAREVGVKRVVIVGGDESYKVAGFLKENAIPVILNPSHRLPGRVDDNVYLPYELPGLLHKAGVKVAVSYADEWWRTRNLAFLAGTSSGFTEVTPEDALQWITKNAAEIIGAERQAGTLEKGKDASFVVSEGDILDMRTNAVQMVYIKGGKVNLDDKQKRLYEKYKVKYGTK
- a CDS encoding amidohydrolase family protein, whose protein sequence is MIKQLSTFLAGMMLSFVSFGQQTFPQNGAFDERSGRYAFTNATIVTDARTTLANATLLIENGLIRGVGKQVKVPAGTVVIDLKGKYIYPSLIDLDSDYGMPEVKRDRPASGRQTPQLESNKKGAFGWNQSIQPENDASQLFTPDEKKAAELRKLGFGTVLAHLHDGIVQGSGTLVTLTDEPANIALLNRRASSHFSFSKGTSSQTYPSSTMGVAALLRQTYYDADWFAKTGKTQEANISLEAFNQIKSLPSFFEANDKFSVLRADRIGDEFGIQYIIRGGGDEYQRIKEIKNTKATLILPLNFPEAYDVADPWDADVISMAQLKHWELAPANAAEVAKADIPFALTLAGMKNKGDFWKNLRMAVEYGLSKEKALEALTILPARLIKAENQIGSLREGYLANFLISSDDIFSKEAVIYENWVQGKKFILAPLHAPDLRGTYTFAVNNQPSGKIQITGTPQKPDYKIIIQDSIKITPKVIQANELLTITYQPDKKTGATVRLTGWRAGTGLAGEGVMPDGSIVSWNANLTEKFVSPVAKDSAAAKQPELGKVVYPFVGFGNEELPKSSTVLIRNTTVWTNEKEGIVGNADVLVQNGKIARVGKSLAAPAGSTAIDGSGKHLTSGIIDEHSHIALFAINEGGQSSSAEVRMSDVINPDDINIYRQLAGGVTTSHLLHGSANSIGGQSALVKLKWGAGQSELLIPEAKTIKFALGENVKQSNWGDIVRTRFPQTRMGVEQVYFDHFLRAKAYAAKWKAYQAAPKKNAMPRRDLELDALAEILSGERFITCHSYVQSEINMLMHVADSLKFKINTFTHILEGYKMADKMSQRGIGGSTFADWWAYKMEVKEAIPYNAALMYHQGITVAINSDDAEMARRLNQEAAKTVEYGGVPEEEAWKMVTLNPAKLLHVDQRIGSIREGKDADLVLWSANPLSVYARPEFTMIEGAVYFDRNKDLEKQKSMLKERERLIQKMLDEKASGKPVQKPQSAQPKMWHCEDIIGMDTQSEASR